GACACGATGCGTGGGCTGACGCGGCTGGTCGCCGAGACGGACTGGCGGTACGAATCGACAGCCCGGACGGCGGAACTCGTCACGGACGTCTCGCTGCCGGCCGGGCGTACGTTTGTCTTGGAGAAGCGGACGGCGGTGACCACCAGCCGCGACTTGGAGGCGGTCGAAGCGGAGCACCTGCTGACCGACGCAGGTGTCCGCGGCTACGACGAACTGCACGCGGAGCACATGGCCGTCTGGGAGCATCGCTGGCGAGCCTGTGACGTGGAGATTGACGGGGACGACGCTGCGCAACGGGCGATGCGTGTTTCCTTGTTCCACCTGCTCCGGGCCCACGTAGCCGGTGACAGCCGGGTGGCGATCGATGCCAAGGGTTATTCCGGAGAAGCTTACTGGGGGCGGTATTTCTGGGACACGGAGATGTTCCTGCTGCCCTTCTTCCTGTACACCGACCCGGCGCGGGCCCGTACGCTGGTGGATTTCCGCGTTCAGAGCCTGGAAGGTGCGCGGCGCAACGCGGCGAAATACGGCTATCCTGGGGCCCGGTACGGATGGGAATCGGACGCCGAAGGTGACGAATGCTGCCCCAACTGGCAGTACGCCGATCATGAGGTTCACGTGACTGCGGATGTGGCATACGGCCTGACTCACTACGCCCGCGCCACTGGCGACGAAGACTACCTCCGTGGACCAGCAGCGGAGGTACTGGTGGAGACGGCCCGGTACTGGCTGGCCCGGCTCGACCAGCGCGATGGGGACGAATACCTGAGCCTGCTGGGGGTGATGGGCCCGGACGAGTACACGCCGATCTCGAGCAACAACGCCTTCACCAACGCGATGGTCGGCGTGGCCCTGTTTCTCGCTTCCTGTTACGGGAGGTTTGGGGGAGCCACGGTCGAGGAATGCGAGGCGTTCGCGGCGGCTGCGGACGCCCTGCCCGAGCCGCGGTCCGAGGACGGCACGCTGGTGCTCCAGTGCGAGGAGTTCGAGGCCCTGGCCGAGCCCCGATTCGAGGAGTTGTGGAAGGACCGGAGCAGGAGCTTTGCCGCCCAGGTTTCGCAGGAGCGGCTGTACCGCAGCAGGTGCCTCAAGCAGGCCGACGTGCTCATGCTGATGATGCTCTTTCCGGACAACTACACGGCGCAGGAAGTTCGAACCGCCTGGGACTACTATCTGCCCTATACGACGCACGACTCATCGCTGTCGGCCGGCGTCCATGCCATCGTGGCGACCCGGCTGGGGCTGAAGGACGAGGCGTGGCGGTTCTGGCAGACGGGCCGGGGGATTGACCTGGATGTCGAGCGCGGCGGCGCGGCCGAAGGCATCCACATCGCCAACGCCGGGGCGATGTGGCAGATGGCCGTGTTCGGCTTCGCCGGAATGCAGACGGCCATGGGCACGCAGGTCGCGATTTCCCCGTTGACGTTGACCCCGCGGCTGCCGGATCAGTGGTCGCGGCTGGCGTTCCCGGTGGTATGGAAAGGCGTGCCGGTGCACGTGGAGATCACGCGGAAGGCGGTCGGGGTGCTGAACCTTGGAACGGGGCCACTGGTCGTCCGGGTGGGCGACCGGGACCGGAAGGTGGAGGCGGGCGAGCAGATCATCTGGGAGACGCCAACGTGATTCGCGGGGTGATTTTCGATCTCGATGGGGTACTTTTAACCACTGACGAACTCCACTACCAGGCGTGGAAGCAGATGGCAGACCAGGAGGGAATCTACTTCGACCGCACGATCAACCACCGGCTGCGCGGCGTCAGCCGCATGGAGAGCCTGGAGATCCTCCTCGAGCGAGCCAGCCGAGCGTATACTCCGGAGGAGAAGTCGGCCCTGGCCAGCTGTAAGAACCACCTGTACCGCGAGTTGCTCCAGACGCTGACCACGGCAGACGTTCTGCCGGGCGTTCAGGCTCTCCTGGCCGAGTTGCGCCGCCGGGGCATCCGGGTCGCGGTGGCTTCCTCCAGCAAGAACGCACCTCTGATCCTTTCGCGCGTCGGCCTGGAGGGTGCGTTCGACGCGGTGGCCAACGGGAACGACATCATTCACTCCAAGCCTCACCCGGAGGTCTTCCTGCTGGCTGCCCAGCGGCTGGGGCTGTTGCCGGGGGAGTGTCTGGTCGTCGAGGATGCGGCTGCAGGCATCGAGGCCGGGCGGCGCGCAGGCATGGCCGTGTTCGGCATCGGCACGCCCGAGACGCTGCCCAACGTGGAGCGGCTGGCGGCCAGTCTGGCGGACACCACGGCCGAGGGGCTGCTGGGCGCAGGATGACGAAGGGAGCATGCCGGTCGCCGGGCGCAACCCCCGGCGTCAGGGCGGCAGGCGGTCGCCGTGCGGGTGGCATCACGAGCGGAACGGCGAGGGCGATCGGCACAGTAAGGAGGGATCAACGCGGACCGCGAAAAGCGCCGATCCGCCTGAGGTAAGCCACGGAGTCGGCCACGTCTTTCAGGTGGGCGGCCTCGTCCCGTTCCACGCCCTTGATGCCCTCAAGCTCCATGGTGAACGGGCCGGCGAAGCCCCGGGCGGTCATCATCTGGAAGACCTCGGAGAAGTCGACCACGCCAAGCCCCAGCGCCGGGAAGGTCCAGTCCTGGTACTTGCCGGACGTGTCCTTGAGGTGTACGGAGGCGACGTCATCGATGACCTTGGCGAGTTCCTCGATGGCGGTTCGACCCTCGTTATAGAAGTAGATGTTGCCGGTATCGAAGTTGATGCGCACGTGCGGGTGATCGACTGCTTCCATCGTCTGGCAGGCGGCGTCCCCGTTGGTGATCAAGTCCGGGTGGGTCTCGAGCGCGATGGTGACGCCGTACTTCGCGGCCACATCACCGATGGCCCGGAGGTGCTTATAGATGACCGAGCGGTCGGTATCACCTGCCTTGGCACTGAGGAAGCACACTTTGGCCCCGAAGAACGCGCAGGCCTCGAGCTGGGGGCGCATGACCTCGACGGCGTCCGGGGCAGCCACGTTGCACAGAGCTTGAAGTGAAGAAGCGGCCAAGCCGCTGTCGGCCAGTCTCTTCTTGAGCGTGTCCCGGTCACCGGGGGCGGGTACGGGCATCTCCAGGTGACGGATCCCCAGCTCAGGGAGATGCGTCCAGGCCCGCTCCTGGTACTGGCCATAATTCGCGAGACGACACGCGATGAGGTTCGGCATATCAGAAGTCCCTGTCTGTCATGATCGCAGCATACGCTGCGTCCCAAGTACGCATAGTCTAACCGCTACGTTGGCAACATCTAGTATGGCGGCGTCCAGCGGAAACGGAACGGTCCGGGATTCAAGTCCGAACCGGGACCGGTCTGGGCTGAAGCTGCCCGCGACTCCGGCTGCAGTTGCGGCCGTACCCGCCCGGATGCCCCAGGCCCAGCCCTTTGGTCCTGGCCACGAGCCAGCCAGAGCGGAAGAAGTAGCCCAACGAATGACGACCGCGAACGAGCCGGGCCTGACTCGCGGCGGCCAGGAATGACGCCGGACCGTCAAAGGGGGCCAGGTACTGGTAACACGAATTAACGCTGTCTTGGTGGTGGCAGTCGACGCCAACGAGGCCGGGGAATCCAAACCTTCGGGCGAGTTGCTCGGCCTTCTGGTTGGGATAGGGGAGCAGGTTCTGAGCGTTGCTGATTTCGACCAGGTCCAGCAGATCGATGATGTCGTAGACAGCATCCCGCAGGCTGCAACCGAAGAGGATGTTGAACGGATGTGGGACAACAACGAGGCCGTGCTGGTCCTTGATGGCCTTGGCCGTCTGACGGGGCGACCTGCCCGGCTCCACAGCTTCGTGCAGGAACAGGCCGATGAGGTGTCCTTCGCTGGTGGAGATCTCCTGGCCAATGATGACCTTGAGGTCTGGATCGGCTTCCTCGGCCAAGGCTCGAGCCCCTTCCACGGTATCGTGGTCGGTTACCACCAGGCAGTCGATGCGGTACCGCCGCGCGGCCTCGATCAGGTGATCGACGGAGTTCTCGCTGTCGTCGGAGTAGTCCGTATGGACGTGGAACACTGTCTTAAGCGGTTTCAACCTCAACCCCTCCTGGCCGGTGCCATGCTGTTCAGGCATCAGTGGCCTGCGGCGACGGCTGTCCGGCACACAAACGAGTGAATTCTATGATCAAGGCCTTCCAGAAAACAAGCGCCCTCGCCCCGGACGGTGAAGGTCCAGGGCAGGGCCCGATAATGTCCAGGAACAGAGGGAACAAACGACGGGACCGGATAAGGGGGAGAGAGGCGTTGGGTAGCGGACGTGACAAGGCCGATCCTGTTTCGAGGGTTCCGGCTCCAGCGGGTTGCCTTGACCGGCTGGAGGTGAGAGGTCCAGGGATGCGGCCGAGTCGAATGCTGGCCGAGGGATGAGAGGCGGAGCCGTGGGTTGTCGGTCGTCAGTCGCCAATCGGGCGACGAGACTGACCCAACATGGACAGAGGATTACCGCCGGGTATTTCGGCTTTCAGCCTCACACGAGCCTGATCTGCACGATCTCGGCGGGTGCGTTGAGGCGGACGGGGAACCAGTTGCCGACGCCGGCACTGACGAAGAGTGCGGCCTGGTGGCGTCGATACTCACCCCAGATGTAGCGGAACAGGAGGCTTCCACCGCCAATGGGGTATTTGAAGCCGGGGGGCGTGAGCATGAGTTGCCCGCCGTGGGTGTGGCCAGCCAGGATCAGATCGGCCCCGTGATCGGCCAGTGCTTCGAAGGCATGCGGGTGGTGGGCGAGGGCGATCGTGAAAGTCTCGGGATCGCCTCCCTTCAGCGTCGCAACCGCCCGGGAGTTCAAGCCGGGATCGGAGAGGATGGGCTGCTCGTAGCGCGACCAGAACAGGCCGGCGACCCGTACGGTTTCGCCGCCGACCTTGATGCGAGTGTGCTCGTCGGACAGGAATCCCGGTTCGGTCTTACGCATGGCTTCGAGGAACTCCTTCCGCGAATCGAGCAAGTCATGGTTGCCGGCCACGATGAACCGTCCGTAGCGGTGCTTCAGGGCGGCAATGGCTTCCATGGTGGCGGGAAGGTATTCGATGTTATGGTCGAGGATATCGCCGGTGATGGCGACCATATCGCTGTTGAGGCGGTTGGCTGCCTCAACGACCGCGCTCAGGTGTTTCGGCCTGAAGATACGGCCCACGTGAATGTCGCTGATCTGGGTAATGGTGAAGCCGCGGAGGCGTTTGGGCAGACGAGGCAGTTGGATTGTCTGGTGACGGATCATGAAGCGGCCCTGTCCGCGCATTCCGGCCACGGAGGCACCTGCGGTGACGAGCAATGGGGTGGTGAAGGCGGCCTGCATCAGCAGGGCCCGGCGGCTCAGCGCCGCCTTCGACCGTTGCGCCGTGATCACCCGCGCGGGATGGTCGTCATGGGTTGTCGGCTTGGCCGGTTTGGCGTGTCCCGGCCAACGAAGGACGCCCAGAATCAGCCAAACGGCCACCGCCAGCGAGCCGAGCGCCATCAGGAGGATATGCCAGATCATGATCCACATGATGACGGGAACGGGCAGGGCATCCCACGCATGCCGGCCGCGGAAGGTGACGCCGAGCATGGGTGAGAGGGTGAGGAGTACGTAGAGAGCCCAGGTCCACCGTGTCCAGGTTTGGCGGCCGTCCGCGAGCCAACTATCGATCCACGACCACCAGAAGAGGCTGGGCAGAACCGCCAGGACGAGAACCAAGCCGAAGACCCCGTGGGCCGGGAAGGGGAACAGCCCCAGGCGAAGGCCGAGCAGGACCAGCGATACCAGGGCGATCCCGCCCAGGGCGGCCTTCTGCAGTGTCCGATGGCAAGCCGGCTTTGTCGGTTCCACGGGCGGATTATAGGAAGGGCAAGCCGATGAAGAAACTGAACCAGCGGGTGTCGTCCTCGTCGCTCTTGGCGACCGGGAACGCGACGTCGAACTCCATCGGGACGGTGCCGAAGATCTCCAGGGTCAGCCGGATGCCCGCACCGACCGAAGCCCGCCAGGAAGACACGCCGAAGTGCTCCTCGACCGTTCCCATATCCGAGAAGAACACGCCGCGCACGACCTTGGAGTAAAGGGGGAAGGAGTATTCCGCGCCGGTCAAGGTCATGAAATCGCCGCCGACCCGGTTGTTGCGGAGCCCGTCGCGGGGGCTGATGCCGCGGAAGTCGAAACCGCGGAACGATCCGATGCCGCCGGCGTAGAACCGCTCGAACACCGGTGCGTCGCCGACGATCTGTCCGGCTCGGGTGTAGGCGCTGACCACGCTCTTGCGGTCCTGATCGTCGACCGCGACGGTCCAGTACTGGGTGTATCCCGCCGTGGCCTTACCGAAGAAGTAGTCGCCGCCAAGGGCCCCCGCCTGCTCGTAACCGACGTTAAAGCGGTGCCCGGCTGAAGGATCGAAGCGGCTGTTGGTCGTGTCATGGAGCAGGGACAGCTTGGCGCTGGTGAGCATGCTGTCGCCTTCGACGTCCTGGATATCCTTGGCGGCGAAGGACTCGACGCTGCTGATGTTGATGTATTCGCTGCGCAGGGCGATTTCGCCGACCCAGTCCTTGAGCAGGCCCTGCTCGAAGGTCTTATCGAAGCTCACCATGCCGCCGATCCGCAGTTCGTCGTATCCATCGCGGCCGCGTTCGAACAGATAGACGCTGGTCCCGAAGCCGATCCGCTTGTCGAAGAGGTAGGGTTCGCGGAAGTCGATGCGGAAGCGGGTCAACTCGGTGCCCGGCTCGAGCTGAATACGGAAGGTCTGCCCGGCTCCGCGATACGCACGGCCCTTGATGAACTCCTCGAAGCTGCGCGGCGTGTCGAACAGATCGAAGTTGGTGTTTTCGAGGACGATGTTGCCCACGACGCCGCTGTCGCTACTGGCTCCGATGCCGGCGAGGAACTGGTTGGTTTTGGGGTTCTCTTTGACCGTCACGACGGCGTCGCGTACGCCTTCCTTCTTGTCCTGGGGCTCGATCGGCTCGATTGTGGCATCGCTGAACAGGCCGGTTTCCTTGAGCTTTCGCTGGGCCTTCTCCGTCTTGGTGGTGTCGTACAGCTCATCGGGATAGAAGCGAAGCTCGCGCCGGACGCATTTCTCCTGGGTGTGGGAGTTGCCGTTGACTTCGATCCAGCCGATGTGGAACTGCTCGCCCTCCTGCAGGTTCATGGTCAGGATCACCTGGCCGGGCTCGTCGGCGAAGACCCAGCTCGGCGCGACCACGCAGTAGATGTAGCCCTGGGCGCCATAGTGAGTTTGGATCTTCTTGACGTCCGCCTTGACCAGGCTGTCGACCAGGAATTCACCGACCTTGATCCGCATCAGGTCCATGATTTCCTCGGCCGTGAGGACTTCGTTGCCCCGGATCCGAATCTCCTTGATGGCGTAGTGGGCGCCTTCGCTGACCCGGAAGACCACCTCGAGTCTCTCGCGAGCCACGTCGGTGTACTGCTCGACGTAGCTGACCTCGGCGTCGAGGAAACCCCGGTCGCGGTAGTACTGCTGGACCTTGGCGGCGTCGCGGGTTGCCCGTTCCGCATCGAAGTCGCCGGTAACGAAAATCGGAAGGTACGCCTTGGTCTCGATTTCGTGCTTGAGTTCGCGGGCTCCGTAGGCCGTATTGCCCTCAAACCGGACCGCGCGGACCCGCACCCGCTGATTCTCGACAATGGTGTAGACGACCCGTCGCTCGGTCTTGAGCCGTTCCTCGTCGAATGTGACTTCGACGTAGGAGTAGCCCTTCTCCTTGTATAGCCGCTCGATGGCGTCCCGGCCCTGGCGGACATCGTACAAATCGAGCGGGTCGCCGGCGTTGAAGCTCAAGGCGGCGATCAGGTCCTTGGTCTTGAACTTCTTCGCCCCGACGAACTCGACTGAGGCAACCTCCGGCTTCTCGGTGACCTTGATCACCAGCTTGACCTGATCGTTAACCAGTTGGGTATCGGCCTGCACATCGAGGAAGCGTCCGGTCTTGAGGAGCCGGCTGACGTCACGCTGGGTCTGGTCCTGCGAATAGGCCTGCCCGACCTTGACGCGGATCTGGTTGCGGACGTAGGCCTCGTCGAGATTGATCAGGCCGACGATGGTGAGTTCGCCGATGAGCTTGCCGTCCAACGGTGACGACGACGCCGCGGGGGCGGGAGCCGCTGTCGGCGGGGCCTGCTGGGCCGAGACGCCCGCCCAAGCGACAAGGACAAACGACGCCGTCAACAGCCATTTCAGAAGTGTGATCCGCACCATGTCGGAGCATGATACGCCCCTTCGCCACCCTGTCAAAACCGACTGTTGAAATCTGAGCTCGGGGCTGTGAGTTGTTTGAGGCACCTGCGTGCCGTGGTGGAGATGCCGGCCAATCGATCCTTGCTTTCCGAGCCGGTTTGCGGCAATGTGAGGTCCATGTGTGGAATCGCCGGGATCATCGACTTTCGCGGACGGGCGGTGGACCGTCAGGTTCTGGACCACATGGAGACGGCCCTTTCGCACCGAGGACCGGATGACCACGGCCAATGGATCCACGAGTCCCCTGGATTCTCTGTCGGTCTGGCCCACACGCGTTTGGCGGTGATCGATCCGACCCCGGAAGGCCATCAGCCGATGGTGTCGCCGGACGGCCGCTGGGCGATCTGCTACAACGGAGAGCTGTACAACTTTCGAGAACTGCGCGAGCAGCTTTCCGGTCTTTTCCATACCACGTGCGATACCGAGGTTGCCCTGCGAGCCTGCATCACCTGGGGACCCGACGCTCTCCAGCGGTTTGATGCGATGTGGGCCATGGCGGTTGTCGACGTGGGCGAACGCCGGGGACATCTGTCGCGCGATCCATTCGGGATCAAGCCGCTGTACTATACCGTTCATGACGGGCAGCTGGTCTTCGCCAGCGAGTTGCGGGCCTTGCGCTGCCATCCCGGGCTGCCCGGCGAGATCGATCGGGAGGCCCTGATCGAGTACCTCAATCTGGGCTTCGTGCCCCATCCACGGACGCTGTACCGGGGCATCCACAGGCTTTCGCCCGGCCACCGGCTGTCTTTCACCGCCACCGGGGTCGGCAAGCCGGAGCGGTTCTACGCCTTGCCCATTCCCCCGAAGCGTCCGCTGCCCTATTCGGAGGCTTGTGAACGGATCCGGGTGACGATCGAGAACGCCGTCGATCAACAGTGCGTATCGGATGTGCCTCTGGGCGCTTTTCTCTCCGGCGGACTGGACTCGGCGGTGGTGGTGGCGGCGATGACTCGGGTTGGGCACCGGCCGGTGCGGACCTTCAGTATCGGCTACCCCGACCATCCGCGTTATGACGAAACCGAGCATGCCCGGCTGGTGGCCGCCCATTTCGGGGCCGAGCACCACGAGTTCCCGGTGACATTCGGCGACGTTCTGGCGGCCGTCGAACCGATGCTCGACCACCTCGGGGAGCCATTCGCGGACAGCTCGCTTCTTCCGACCTCTCTGGTGAGTCGCTACGCCCGCGAGCACGTGACTGTTGCCCTGAGCGGTGACGGCGGAGACGAGCTTTTCGGCGGGTATTGGCGATACCTCGGACACCACTACCTGGATCGGTACCGCCGCTGGCCGTCGCTGGTTCGCAAGGGTTTCATCGAACCTCTGCTGCGGCTGGCTCCGTCGGCGAGGACCACGCGCCGGCTGGACCGGCTGCGACAGGTTCGCAAGCTCGTCCGAGGGGACCGTGAGGATCCCATGGCCCGGCACATCGCCTGGGCACGATTCACCACCGATGCGGTGGCCGCGAGGCTATTCGGGCGCGACCGAGCCCGAGCCGGTTTCGACGACCTGGTCAAGCGGTACCGGGAAGAGGCCGCCGCTCTGCGTCCGGAGCCTATGCTTCTGCCGGGCCTGGAGGAAATCCTCCTGGCCGATCTGGCTGTAGGCCTGCCGGGGGACATGCTTCACAAGGTCGACACCGCGAGCATGTTCCACAGCCTTGAGGTTCGCGTGCCGCTCCTGGCGGCGGACGTGGTCCAGTATGCCACCTCTCTGCCCGTCGAGTATCGGATCCGAGGCACGACCACGAAGCAGATCCTGCGGGACGCCTTCAAGGACCTCCTGCCGGCCTCGGTCCTGATCCGCCGGAAGATGGGCTTTGAGGTGCCGGTGGGCGAGTTTCTGCGTAACGAACTCCGGACCCTGTTCAAGGACACCGTGACGCCTGCTGCCCTAGGGCGATACGGCCTTGACGCCCCCACCGCCGCCCGGTTGTACGAAGACCACGCCAGCCGGCGCGCGGATCACACGGAGTTGCTATGGGCGCTGCTGGTGCTGTGCTGGCGTCGGGGTTGACCGGAGGCGGATGTCAGTGGCGCTTCGCGAGAGGGCCCTACCGCCGGGGACCCCTGAGAACACCAGCGGCCGCGCCCGGGGGTCGGCTCCCGATTTGTGACAAAGCCGTTACATGAATGGGGGAACCCAAACTCGGCTTCGGCGTCATAATCTAGGGGACCGTGTGCAGCGAGCAGGTCCTGAGTTCCCGATGAATGACCGACCATGGATCGGCTTCACCGAGGGATGGCGGGCGGGCGCTCTGACATGGTCTGATGCACTCTTCCTTTACGAGGGTTGAACTCATGCGTCTGGATGTCCAAGGTCGATGGTGCCGTGGCCGGATGACGGCGGTGACAGGGTTGTTGTTCACGTCGATGAGCCTGACGGCCTGCCCTGTGGGGGCAGCTCCCGCAACGCAGCCCGTTCCACCGGATGACCGCCCGGCGGGGGCGACTCCCGAGAGGCCGATCCGGGAGCAGAGCATCTACATCCCCTACACGAAGCTGCGTGAGACCTTCGAGCGAGAGGGTCGAGGCGTCTTCCTGCCCTACGGCGAGTTCGAGAAGCTGTGGCGAGCGGCCCGGGAGAAGGATGGCCCATCGCCGGACGCGCGACCGCCGGTTCAGTTCCTGATCAACGAGGTCGACCACGAGGCTACGGTCGCCAGGGACGTGGTGCGGGTCAAAGCCCAGGTCAAGATCGAGCTCCTGGCCGAGGGATGGCACCATGTCCCGCTGGGTCTGGCGGACGCAGCGGCCACCCAGGCGACGATCGGCGAGCTGCCCGCCCGGATGCTGTTTGATTCCCAGAAGGGCTATGAGCTGCTTCTCGAGAAGCGGGGCAAGGCGGCGGAGTCGGTCACTCTCACTCTTGAATACGCCAAGGCTTACGAGAAGACTGCCGGCCGCAACCGCGTATCGTTCCAGCCTCCGCAGGCCCCGGTGAGCCGTTGGCGGATCAGGATTCCGGAGAGTGGTGTGAAGGTCAACCTCTCGCCGCTCATTGCGGCCACGCAGATTCCCGAGAGTGGCCCGGCCGGTTCCGCGGCTGAAGAGACGGTGGTCATGGCTTTCGTGGGGGCTGCCCCGACGGTGCAGATCGACTGGACTCCCAAGGCCGAGGGAGCCACCGGTCTGGCGAGCCTGGCCACCGTTCAGGCCGAGCAGCAAGTGCGGATCGAGGATGGCGTGGTCCGCACGCGCACCCAGTTGGCGTACGAGATCAGCCGGGCGGCCCTGTCGGAGTTGGTTGTGGAGGTGCCGGCCGATCAGCGGGTCATCAACGTTCTGGACGCCAATGTGCGGCAGTGGTCGGTCGTGGGACCAACCTCGACCGCCCCTTCACCCGCCGGTCCGGCAGCGACTTCCGCTCCGGCGGCGGAGGGGACCCGTCAGCAGATCGCGATTCAGCTCTTTGAGCCCGCTCGGGCCACGCAGAACATCGTGATCGAACTCGAGAAGTTCGTCAGCGAGAGCACGCAACGCAGACTGCGGGTACCGGTGGTGGCGGCCATCGGTGTCGGGCGACAACAGGGCGTGGTGGTGGTGGCCGCGGCCGAAGGCCTGCGTACCGAGGTGGTTGCTCACACCGGCCTGCTGCAGATGGATGCCGTCGAACTGCCCAAATCGCTGGCGAACTGGAAATGGCTGCTGTCGTATCGCTACGCCTCGCTGCCGTTTGACTTGACGCTCCAGGTTGAGAAGGTCCAGCCTCGTATCGTGCTGGATTCTCTGGTCGAGGCCACGCTGGAACCCGAGCAACTGACCCTCGACGTCCTGGCGGTTTACACTGTTGAGCGGGCCGGGGTTTTCCGGCTCGAGTTTGACGTTCCGGCGGGATTCGAGGTCCGCAAGGTGGCGGGGCGAGCGATTGCCGACGCTCAGCCGGCGCAGGTGGATACCCACTACGCGGACGGCTCTGAGAAGACCCACCTGGTGGTCAATCTGGCGAGCAAGGCGCTGGGCCGTGTGGCTCTGGTGGTCAGGCTGCAACGTCGTCTCACGGAACCGGACCTGCTCAGCCCGACGGGCCGCAGCGTCAGCCTGCCAATGATCATTCCTCGAGCGTCCAAGAACACGGTCGAGCGGGCCGCCGGGCGGCTGGTCATCTACGCGGCGGAGAGCCTCCGGGTGAACCCAGGGCAGACGAAAGGTCTCCGCAGCGTCTCATTCAACGAGGCATTCGAGGGCCTGGCCTCGTCGAAGGAGCAGCCCTCACCGGCGATCCGGCCCGTGTTGGCGTTCGCTTACGCCCAGGAAGACGTGGACCTCACCCTGGCCGCCGAGCGGCGTAAGCCGCAGGTCACCGCTCGGCAGCTTTTGCTCGCCCAGATCGAGGCCGGAGTGATCAAATACTCGGCCACCTTCACCTATGAGATCCTGTACAGCGGCGTCTCGAGTGTGCGGATCGACCTGCCTGCGGATCTGGCGGCGGACATTCGCAACAGTACGCCGGGCATTCGGGAGAAGGTGATTGATCCGCCGCCCAAGGATCTGGCGGCGAGCGATGTGGCCTGGAGCTTCGCGGGCGAAACGGAGCTGACCGGCACCGTTCAGGTACGTCTGAACTGGGAGAAGCGAATTGAGGAGCTGCCGGTGGGCAAGGCCATCGAAATGTCCCTGCCGCATCTCAAGCCTCGGCTGGTGGATCGGGCATGGGGACAAATCGTCTGGACGAAGGTCGAGACCTTGGACGTGCACGAATCCGGCGAGCCGAAGGGGGTCCGACCGATCGACCCGCAGCATGATCTGATGCCCGGCGCTTCGGTGGCCGGCGCGGCACGGGCCTTCGAGTTCCACGACAACTGGGATCTGCGGGTCGCGGTGACCCGCTACAAGCTGGAGGAGGTGAAGCGAACCAGTATCGAGCGCGCGGTGCTGCAGATGGTCGCCACGCGGGACAACTCGC
This DNA window, taken from Phycisphaerae bacterium, encodes the following:
- a CDS encoding metallophosphoesterase, translated to MEPTKPACHRTLQKAALGGIALVSLVLLGLRLGLFPFPAHGVFGLVLVLAVLPSLFWWSWIDSWLADGRQTWTRWTWALYVLLTLSPMLGVTFRGRHAWDALPVPVIMWIMIWHILLMALGSLAVAVWLILGVLRWPGHAKPAKPTTHDDHPARVITAQRSKAALSRRALLMQAAFTTPLLVTAGASVAGMRGQGRFMIRHQTIQLPRLPKRLRGFTITQISDIHVGRIFRPKHLSAVVEAANRLNSDMVAITGDILDHNIEYLPATMEAIAALKHRYGRFIVAGNHDLLDSRKEFLEAMRKTEPGFLSDEHTRIKVGGETVRVAGLFWSRYEQPILSDPGLNSRAVATLKGGDPETFTIALAHHPHAFEALADHGADLILAGHTHGGQLMLTPPGFKYPIGGGSLLFRYIWGEYRRHQAALFVSAGVGNWFPVRLNAPAEIVQIRLV
- the pgmB gene encoding beta-phosphoglucomutase, whose translation is MIRGVIFDLDGVLLTTDELHYQAWKQMADQEGIYFDRTINHRLRGVSRMESLEILLERASRAYTPEEKSALASCKNHLYRELLQTLTTADVLPGVQALLAELRRRGIRVAVASSSKNAPLILSRVGLEGAFDAVANGNDIIHSKPHPEVFLLAAQRLGLLPGECLVVEDAAAGIEAGRRAGMAVFGIGTPETLPNVERLAASLADTTAEGLLGAG
- a CDS encoding glycoside hydrolase family 65 protein, which produces MDSGWIVEEPPFHPEHLKAYEGLFTLGSGYMHIRGSLEEHLSGAPQNVTYTRMPANVTSEKFLQTKCKWGTYVPGVFGRHPVLNNEMVNLPFFLGIVPIVDGDRLDLRTCSIENYNRQLNLRTATLTRTFTWRTGAGKRIDMEFARFIDAAHPHLCIQRMRLTPDADLELSVRAGIDADVRTNGYDHFTGVQLSFAGKVGIDCVVRTDSGDTMRGLTRLVAETDWRYESTARTAELVTDVSLPAGRTFVLEKRTAVTTSRDLEAVEAEHLLTDAGVRGYDELHAEHMAVWEHRWRACDVEIDGDDAAQRAMRVSLFHLLRAHVAGDSRVAIDAKGYSGEAYWGRYFWDTEMFLLPFFLYTDPARARTLVDFRVQSLEGARRNAAKYGYPGARYGWESDAEGDECCPNWQYADHEVHVTADVAYGLTHYARATGDEDYLRGPAAEVLVETARYWLARLDQRDGDEYLSLLGVMGPDEYTPISSNNAFTNAMVGVALFLASCYGRFGGATVEECEAFAAAADALPEPRSEDGTLVLQCEEFEALAEPRFEELWKDRSRSFAAQVSQERLYRSRCLKQADVLMLMMLFPDNYTAQEVRTAWDYYLPYTTHDSSLSAGVHAIVATRLGLKDEAWRFWQTGRGIDLDVERGGAAEGIHIANAGAMWQMAVFGFAGMQTAMGTQVAISPLTLTPRLPDQWSRLAFPVVWKGVPVHVEITRKAVGVLNLGTGPLVVRVGDRDRKVEAGEQIIWETPT
- a CDS encoding PHP domain-containing protein; translation: MKPLKTVFHVHTDYSDDSENSVDHLIEAARRYRIDCLVVTDHDTVEGARALAEEADPDLKVIIGQEISTSEGHLIGLFLHEAVEPGRSPRQTAKAIKDQHGLVVVPHPFNILFGCSLRDAVYDIIDLLDLVEISNAQNLLPYPNQKAEQLARRFGFPGLVGVDCHHQDSVNSCYQYLAPFDGPASFLAAASQARLVRGRHSLGYFFRSGWLVARTKGLGLGHPGGYGRNCSRSRGQLQPRPVPVRT
- a CDS encoding sugar phosphate isomerase/epimerase gives rise to the protein MPNLIACRLANYGQYQERAWTHLPELGIRHLEMPVPAPGDRDTLKKRLADSGLAASSLQALCNVAAPDAVEVMRPQLEACAFFGAKVCFLSAKAGDTDRSVIYKHLRAIGDVAAKYGVTIALETHPDLITNGDAACQTMEAVDHPHVRINFDTGNIYFYNEGRTAIEELAKVIDDVASVHLKDTSGKYQDWTFPALGLGVVDFSEVFQMMTARGFAGPFTMELEGIKGVERDEAAHLKDVADSVAYLRRIGAFRGPR